In Amycolatopsis endophytica, the following are encoded in one genomic region:
- a CDS encoding DUF1707 SHOCT-like domain-containing protein produces the protein MRASDADRERVAQILHNALSEGRITVQELEERLDTVYAAKTLAELEPPVADLPGVSAGAVQPATPRALSPDTRIGGVPGSKTSIAVMSGAQRKGPWTVPPQHTSFAFWGGVEMDLRNARFAERNTTITAVAIMGGIDIVVPDDIIVEVTGFGFMGAFESQERGEVSPEPPPPGAPVVKVTGFAFWGGVTVTRKRRKGQPPQLHSGA, from the coding sequence ATGCGGGCCTCCGACGCGGACCGTGAACGCGTCGCGCAGATCCTGCACAACGCGCTGTCCGAAGGGCGCATCACGGTGCAGGAGCTGGAAGAGCGGCTCGACACCGTGTACGCCGCCAAGACGCTCGCCGAGCTCGAACCGCCCGTCGCGGATCTGCCGGGCGTCTCCGCGGGCGCCGTCCAGCCCGCCACGCCGCGGGCGCTGAGCCCGGACACCCGGATCGGCGGGGTACCCGGCTCGAAGACGTCCATCGCCGTGATGTCCGGCGCCCAGCGCAAGGGTCCCTGGACCGTGCCGCCCCAGCACACCAGCTTCGCGTTCTGGGGCGGCGTCGAGATGGACCTGCGCAACGCGCGCTTCGCCGAACGCAACACCACCATCACGGCCGTCGCGATCATGGGCGGGATCGACATCGTGGTGCCGGACGACATCATCGTCGAGGTCACCGGGTTCGGGTTCATGGGCGCCTTCGAGTCCCAGGAGCGCGGCGAGGTCTCGCCGGAGCCCCCGCCGCCGGGCGCGCCGGTCGTCAAGGTCACCGGCTTCGCGTTCTGGGGCGGGGTCACGGTCACCCGCAAACGGCGGAAGGGTCAGCCCCCGCAACTACACTCGGGCGCGTGA
- a CDS encoding aldehyde dehydrogenase family protein: MPAFEYAPAPESRDLANLKPSYRPFIDGEFRDGGGEPLKTLNPATEEVLAEVSTASDADLDAAVKAARKAFEKIWGPMPGSERAKYLFRIARLIQERSRELAVLETLDNGKPIRESRDSDLPLVAAHFFYHAGWADKLDYAGYGPDPKPLGVAGQIIPWNFPLLMLAWKIAPALATGNTVVLKPAETTPLTALVFGEICQQAGLPPGVVNILPGAGDLGPKLVEHPGVDKIAFTGSTEVGKLIQRQVAGTPKRLTLELGGKAANVVFDDAPLDQAVEGIVNGIFFNQGHVCCAGSRLLVQESVADEVLDKLRYRISTLRLGDPLDKNTDVGAINSREQLGRIRELADSGEAEGAQRWTSPCPVPDRGFFFAPTIFSGVHQSMRIAREEIFGPVLSVLTFRTPDEAVAKANNTPYGLSAGIWSEKGSRILWTANRLRAGVVWANTFNRFDPAAPFGGYQESGFGREGGRTGLEGYLDV; this comes from the coding sequence ATGCCTGCCTTCGAGTACGCGCCCGCACCCGAATCGCGGGACCTCGCCAACCTCAAACCGTCCTACCGCCCGTTCATCGACGGCGAGTTCCGCGACGGCGGCGGTGAACCGCTCAAGACCCTCAACCCGGCCACCGAGGAGGTGCTCGCCGAGGTCTCCACCGCGAGCGACGCCGACCTCGACGCCGCGGTCAAGGCCGCGCGCAAGGCGTTCGAGAAGATCTGGGGCCCGATGCCGGGCAGCGAGCGCGCGAAGTACCTGTTCCGCATCGCGCGACTGATCCAGGAACGGTCGCGGGAGCTGGCCGTCCTGGAGACCCTGGACAACGGCAAGCCGATCAGGGAATCACGCGATTCGGATCTGCCGCTGGTCGCCGCGCACTTCTTCTACCACGCCGGCTGGGCCGACAAGCTCGACTACGCGGGCTACGGACCGGACCCCAAGCCGCTCGGCGTGGCGGGCCAGATCATCCCGTGGAACTTCCCGTTGCTGATGCTGGCGTGGAAGATCGCGCCCGCGCTGGCCACCGGCAACACCGTGGTGCTCAAACCGGCCGAGACGACGCCGCTGACCGCGCTGGTGTTCGGCGAGATCTGCCAGCAGGCCGGGCTGCCGCCGGGCGTGGTCAACATCCTGCCCGGCGCCGGTGACCTCGGCCCGAAACTCGTCGAGCACCCCGGCGTCGACAAGATCGCGTTCACCGGATCGACCGAGGTCGGCAAGCTGATCCAGCGCCAGGTCGCGGGCACGCCCAAACGCCTGACGCTGGAGCTGGGCGGCAAGGCGGCCAACGTGGTCTTCGACGACGCGCCGCTGGACCAGGCCGTCGAGGGCATCGTCAACGGCATCTTCTTCAACCAGGGTCACGTGTGCTGCGCCGGTTCGCGGCTGCTCGTGCAGGAGTCCGTCGCCGACGAGGTGCTGGACAAGCTGCGGTACCGGATTTCCACGCTGCGGCTGGGCGATCCGCTGGACAAGAACACCGACGTCGGCGCGATCAACTCCCGCGAACAGCTGGGCCGGATCCGCGAGCTGGCCGACTCCGGTGAGGCCGAGGGCGCGCAGCGGTGGACCAGTCCGTGCCCGGTGCCCGACCGTGGGTTCTTCTTCGCGCCCACGATCTTTTCCGGCGTGCACCAGTCGATGCGGATCGCGCGCGAGGAGATCTTCGGCCCGGTCCTGTCGGTGCTCACCTTCCGCACGCCGGACGAGGCCGTCGCGAAGGCCAACAACACGCCCTACGGCCTGTCCGCCGGGATCTGGAGCGAGAAGGGCTCCCGGATCCTGTGGACGGCGAACCGGCTGCGCGCCGGGGTCGTGTGGGCCAACACGTTCAACCGCTTCGACCCGGCCGCGCCGTTCGGCGGCTACCAGGAGTCGGGCTTCGGCCGCGAGGGCGGCCGCACGGGGCTGGAGGGGTACCTGGATGTCTGA
- the deoC gene encoding deoxyribose-phosphate aldolase has translation MSAPTLPAALADATRDDASLRRFLHGLPGVDQVGVEARATALATRSIKKSSKLWAIDTAISMVDLTTLEGADTRGKVRALTAKARRPDPDRPDTPRVAAVCVYPDLVATAVEGLKGTDIGIASVATAFPSGRSSRQVKLADVALAVESGATEVDMVIDRGAFLEGRYGEVFEEIQAIREASAHAHLKVILETGELATYDNVRRASWLALLAGGDFIKTSTGKVSPAATLPVTHVMLQAVRDWFTATGEVRGVKPAGGIRTTKDAIKYLVAVHEVAGEQWLTAEKFRFGASSLLNDLLLQRRTQHDGHYSGPDYVAVD, from the coding sequence GTGAGCGCACCCACTCTGCCTGCCGCTCTCGCCGACGCCACCCGCGACGACGCGAGCCTCCGGCGGTTCCTGCACGGTCTGCCCGGCGTGGACCAGGTCGGGGTCGAAGCCAGGGCCACCGCACTGGCCACCCGCAGCATCAAGAAGTCCAGCAAGCTCTGGGCCATCGACACCGCGATCTCCATGGTCGACCTCACGACCCTGGAGGGCGCGGACACGCGCGGCAAGGTCCGTGCGCTGACCGCGAAGGCCCGGCGCCCCGACCCCGACCGCCCGGACACGCCGCGGGTCGCCGCGGTCTGCGTGTACCCGGACCTCGTCGCGACGGCCGTCGAGGGACTCAAGGGCACGGACATCGGCATCGCGAGCGTCGCCACCGCCTTCCCGTCCGGACGCTCGTCACGGCAGGTGAAGCTGGCCGACGTGGCGCTGGCCGTCGAGTCCGGCGCGACCGAGGTCGACATGGTGATCGACCGGGGCGCGTTCCTCGAAGGCCGCTACGGCGAGGTGTTCGAGGAGATCCAGGCGATCCGAGAAGCTTCCGCGCATGCTCATTTGAAGGTCATCCTCGAAACCGGCGAGCTCGCGACCTACGACAACGTGCGCCGCGCGTCCTGGCTGGCCCTGCTCGCGGGCGGGGACTTCATCAAGACCTCCACCGGCAAGGTCTCCCCCGCCGCGACGCTGCCCGTCACGCACGTGATGCTGCAGGCGGTGCGCGACTGGTTCACCGCGACCGGCGAGGTGCGCGGCGTGAAACCGGCGGGCGGTATCCGCACCACCAAGGACGCGATCAAGTACCTGGTCGCCGTGCACGAGGTCGCGGGCGAACAGTGGCTCACCGCGGAGAAGTTCCGCTTCGGCGCCTCCAGCCTGCTCAACGACCTGCTGCTGCAGCGGCGCACCCAGCACGACGGCCACTACAGCGGCCCCGACTACGTGGCGGTGGACTGA
- a CDS encoding TetR/AcrR family transcriptional regulator translates to MPRPRTHDEALRLKLLDRAGELLSTDGPNALSLRKLAADAGTSTTAIYSLFGGKPELVNAVFLEGFRRFGARMRDVERTGDPAGDLVRLGLAYRESALADPHLYSIMFTKAVPGFEPGQEASRTARESLAPLVETVRAAISAGVFRQVAPEVIAVSAWGIVHGLVSLELNGSLPPDFDVAASYEAALRAHADGWRA, encoded by the coding sequence ATGCCACGACCGCGGACCCACGACGAAGCGCTCCGGCTCAAACTGCTCGACCGGGCCGGTGAGCTGCTGTCCACGGACGGCCCGAACGCGCTCAGCCTGCGCAAGCTCGCCGCCGACGCCGGGACCTCGACGACCGCGATCTACTCGCTCTTCGGCGGCAAGCCCGAACTGGTCAACGCCGTCTTCCTGGAGGGGTTCCGGCGGTTCGGCGCGCGCATGCGCGACGTCGAGCGGACCGGCGACCCGGCCGGGGACCTCGTGCGGCTCGGGCTGGCCTACCGGGAAAGCGCGCTGGCCGACCCGCACCTGTACTCGATCATGTTCACCAAGGCGGTGCCCGGGTTCGAACCCGGGCAGGAGGCGTCGCGGACCGCGCGGGAATCACTGGCACCACTGGTCGAAACCGTGCGCGCGGCGATCTCGGCGGGAGTGTTCCGGCAGGTGGCGCCGGAGGTGATCGCGGTCAGCGCGTGGGGCATCGTGCACGGGCTGGTGTCACTGGAACTGAACGGGAGCCTGCCGCCGGACTTCGACGTCGCCGCCTCGTACGAGGCGGCACTGCGCGCGCACGCGGACGGGTGGCGCGCCTAG
- a CDS encoding TetR/AcrR family transcriptional regulator, with protein sequence MTVSETRLRADAQRNRDQIVAAAREVFAALGPDVPMEEIARAAGVGVGTLYRRFPDREALILAVARESFAQVLAAARAALAEEPTAWDALLRLVGRTHPLQASVQLALVSERAREALKDDPETGQFRDALLVELDRIVRAGQDEGTVRGDIGSGDVALLFSLVLRQPPVLHDPALYAFERATALMLDGLRARPATPLPGRPITGEDIRIR encoded by the coding sequence ATGACGGTTTCGGAGACCCGGCTGCGGGCCGACGCGCAACGCAACCGCGACCAGATCGTCGCCGCCGCCCGCGAGGTGTTCGCCGCTCTGGGGCCGGACGTACCGATGGAGGAGATCGCCCGCGCCGCCGGGGTCGGCGTCGGCACGCTCTACCGGCGTTTCCCCGATCGGGAAGCGCTCATCCTCGCTGTCGCCAGGGAGAGTTTCGCCCAGGTGCTCGCCGCGGCGCGCGCGGCGCTGGCCGAGGAACCGACCGCGTGGGACGCGCTGCTGCGCCTGGTCGGCCGGACGCATCCGCTGCAGGCCAGCGTGCAGCTCGCGCTGGTGTCGGAACGGGCAAGGGAAGCCCTCAAGGACGATCCGGAAACCGGCCAGTTCCGCGACGCGCTGCTCGTCGAGCTGGACCGGATCGTCCGGGCGGGGCAGGACGAGGGCACGGTGCGCGGCGACATCGGATCCGGGGACGTCGCCCTGTTGTTTTCGCTGGTCCTGCGCCAGCCGCCGGTGCTGCACGACCCGGCCCTGTACGCGTTCGAACGCGCCACGGCGCTCATGCTCGACGGCCTGCGAGCCCGCCCCGCCACCCCGCTGCCGGGGCGGCCCATCACCGGTGAGGACATCCGAATCCGTTGA
- the upp gene encoding uracil phosphoribosyltransferase encodes MDVLVVDHPLAAARLSTMRDARTDSAAFRAALHELTVMLIYEATREAPVRTERIHTPVARTDAVRLANPPLLVPVLRAGLGMADQAHKLIPEAQMGFVGLARDEETLQPTPYMESLPEDLSGRPVFVLDPMLATGGSMEYTIRLLTGRGATDVTAICALAAPEGIKHLEDSGLPVRVVTASIDERLNDSGFIVPGLGDAGDRQYGAR; translated from the coding sequence ATGGACGTGCTTGTCGTCGATCATCCACTGGCCGCGGCCAGGCTGTCGACCATGCGGGATGCCCGCACCGACAGCGCGGCCTTCCGGGCGGCGCTGCACGAGCTGACCGTCATGCTGATCTACGAGGCCACCCGGGAGGCGCCGGTCCGCACCGAGCGGATCCACACGCCGGTCGCCCGCACCGACGCCGTCCGGCTGGCGAACCCGCCGCTGCTGGTGCCCGTCCTGCGCGCGGGCCTGGGCATGGCCGACCAGGCGCACAAGCTGATCCCCGAGGCGCAGATGGGGTTCGTCGGACTGGCCCGCGACGAGGAGACCCTGCAGCCGACGCCGTACATGGAGTCGCTGCCGGAGGACCTGTCCGGCCGCCCGGTGTTCGTGCTCGACCCGATGCTCGCGACCGGCGGTTCGATGGAGTACACGATCCGGCTGCTGACCGGCCGCGGCGCCACCGACGTCACCGCGATCTGCGCGCTCGCCGCGCCGGAGGGCATCAAGCACCTGGAGGACTCCGGCCTGCCGGTCCGCGTGGTCACCGCGAGCATCGACGAACGGCTCAACGACTCCGGCTTCATCGTCCCAGGTCTCGGCGACGCGGGTGACCGCCAGTACGGGGCGCGGTGA
- a CDS encoding GNAT family N-acetyltransferase, with product MVLAMVPPPTRLDPAHGRALVPARAGRKVRLREIGPADRRTLAGFDRDSADTRRVGEYRHWAAHRAEADFHFGIETLRGGLVVGSLSATEADSPDRFSYGIGIGPQHRRCGYAGDAVITLLRFMFGERGYSTCQVSIYGGNVASLSLHAGLGFREEGRVRDLELSRDGVKYLVLMGITDSEFAEIHPDFPVARERERGRHHRPRGRHRDR from the coding sequence ATGGTGCTCGCGATGGTTCCGCCCCCGACCCGCCTCGACCCGGCACACGGCCGTGCGCTCGTGCCCGCCAGGGCCGGGCGCAAGGTGCGGCTGCGGGAGATCGGCCCAGCGGACCGGCGCACGCTGGCCGGGTTCGACCGCGACAGCGCGGACACCCGTCGGGTCGGCGAGTACCGGCACTGGGCGGCGCACCGCGCCGAGGCCGATTTCCACTTCGGCATCGAGACCCTGCGTGGTGGCCTGGTGGTGGGATCGCTGTCGGCGACCGAGGCGGACTCCCCGGACCGGTTCAGCTACGGCATCGGGATCGGACCGCAGCACCGGCGGTGCGGCTACGCCGGCGACGCGGTGATCACCCTGCTCCGGTTCATGTTCGGCGAGCGCGGCTACTCCACGTGCCAGGTCAGCATCTACGGCGGCAACGTGGCGTCGCTGTCGCTGCACGCCGGGCTCGGCTTCCGCGAGGAAGGCCGGGTGCGCGACCTGGAACTGTCCCGCGACGGCGTCAAGTACCTCGTGCTGATGGGCATCACGGACAGCGAGTTCGCCGAAATCCACCCGGACTTCCCCGTCGCGCGGGAGCGGGAGCGTGGCCGCCACCACCGCCCCCGCGGTCGCCACCGCGACCGCTGA
- a CDS encoding aldehyde dehydrogenase family protein, with translation MSERVTVAKTYKLFIGGKFPRSESGRVYPVTDGKGRFLANAAHASRKDVRDAVVAARKAFGGWSGATAYNRGQVLYRVAEMLEGRRDQFVAEVSAAESLATRRAEAVVDAAIDRWVWYAGWTDKVASVLGAANPVAGPYFSFTVPEPTGVVGILAPQKSSLLGLVSVLAPALAAGCTTVVVSSADRPLPAITLSEVLATSDLPGGVANILTGRAAELGPWLASHADVNALDPTGAEDRAELAREAAGTVKRVLAVPAEEPDWTKRPDIARLRRYLEAKTVWHPMGV, from the coding sequence ATGTCTGAGCGGGTCACCGTCGCGAAGACGTACAAGTTGTTCATCGGCGGGAAGTTCCCGCGCTCGGAGTCGGGCCGGGTGTACCCGGTGACCGACGGCAAGGGCCGCTTCCTCGCCAACGCCGCGCACGCTTCGCGCAAGGACGTCCGCGATGCGGTGGTCGCCGCGCGCAAGGCGTTCGGCGGCTGGTCGGGTGCCACCGCGTACAACCGCGGGCAGGTGCTGTACCGCGTCGCGGAGATGCTGGAGGGGCGCCGGGACCAGTTCGTCGCGGAGGTCTCGGCTGCCGAGTCGCTGGCGACGCGGCGGGCGGAGGCCGTCGTGGACGCCGCGATCGACCGCTGGGTCTGGTACGCGGGCTGGACGGACAAGGTCGCGAGCGTGCTGGGCGCGGCGAACCCGGTCGCCGGGCCGTACTTCTCGTTCACCGTGCCGGAGCCGACCGGGGTGGTCGGGATCCTCGCGCCGCAGAAGTCCTCGCTGCTCGGGCTGGTGAGCGTGCTGGCGCCCGCGCTGGCGGCGGGCTGCACGACGGTCGTGGTGAGCAGCGCCGACCGCCCGTTGCCCGCGATCACGCTGTCCGAGGTGCTCGCGACCTCCGATCTGCCGGGCGGGGTGGCGAACATCCTCACCGGGCGGGCCGCGGAGCTGGGACCGTGGCTGGCCTCGCACGCCGACGTCAACGCCCTGGACCCGACGGGCGCCGAGGACCGCGCGGAACTGGCGCGCGAGGCCGCGGGGACGGTGAAGCGCGTGCTGGCGGTTCCGGCGGAGGAACCGGACTGGACGAAACGCCCGGACATCGCGCGCCTGCGCCGCTACCTCGAAGCGAAGACCGTCTGGCACCCGATGGGCGTCTGA
- a CDS encoding class I SAM-dependent methyltransferase, with translation MSYWNTNVARHPDILRAVPIGCRDALDVGCGDGLLARKLMGRATVVTGIDRSPAMIARAREQAGGPCFVEGDFLDADLPAEGFDFVCSVATIHHMGFEPALRRMRDLLRPGGTLVVVGLAREATAADWAWWAAATPVVRITKVLRRASGPDGMPATNPAMSYGEVREAARRMLPGVRYRRHVLRRYSLTWRKP, from the coding sequence TTGTCCTACTGGAACACCAACGTCGCCCGGCACCCGGACATCCTCCGTGCCGTGCCCATCGGCTGCCGTGACGCGCTGGACGTCGGCTGCGGGGACGGACTGCTGGCGCGGAAGCTGATGGGGCGGGCGACGGTGGTCACCGGTATCGACCGCTCACCGGCGATGATCGCCCGCGCCCGCGAGCAGGCCGGCGGTCCGTGCTTCGTCGAGGGCGACTTCCTCGACGCCGACCTCCCCGCGGAGGGCTTCGACTTCGTCTGTTCGGTCGCCACGATCCACCATATGGGATTCGAACCCGCTCTCCGACGGATGCGCGATCTCCTCCGGCCCGGCGGCACGCTCGTGGTGGTCGGCCTCGCCCGCGAGGCGACCGCCGCGGACTGGGCGTGGTGGGCCGCGGCCACCCCGGTCGTGCGGATCACCAAGGTTCTGCGCCGCGCGAGCGGTCCGGACGGCATGCCGGCAACGAACCCGGCGATGAGCTACGGAGAGGTTCGCGAGGCGGCGCGCCGGATGTTGCCCGGCGTGCGCTACCGCCGCCACGTGCTCCGCCGGTATTCACTGACCTGGCGCAAACCCTAG
- a CDS encoding MerR family transcriptional regulator — MSYSIAEAARRSGLSIDTLRYYERIKLLDPPARDAAGRRAYSDEDLAWLEFLTKLRTTGMPIKMMREYAQLRSAGDAGAGRRRAILVEQRRSVADRIAELQACMDVLNYKITNYDRICADIPGATGVVREEISA, encoded by the coding sequence ATGAGCTACTCGATAGCGGAAGCCGCACGTCGCAGCGGGCTGTCGATCGACACCCTCCGCTACTACGAGCGCATCAAACTCCTGGATCCGCCCGCCAGGGACGCCGCGGGCAGGCGGGCCTACTCCGACGAGGACCTCGCCTGGCTGGAGTTCCTCACCAAGCTCCGCACCACCGGCATGCCGATCAAGATGATGCGGGAGTACGCGCAGCTGCGGTCCGCCGGTGACGCCGGGGCAGGCCGGCGGCGCGCGATCCTGGTCGAGCAGCGCCGCTCGGTGGCCGACCGCATCGCGGAGCTGCAGGCGTGCATGGACGTCCTCAACTACAAGATCACCAACTACGACCGGATCTGCGCCGACATCCCGGGCGCCACCGGCGTGGTCAGGGAGGAGATCTCGGCGTGA
- a CDS encoding flavodoxin family protein, whose amino-acid sequence MPTLLIVHHTPSPNLQAMFEAVVSGATTDEIEGVTVVRRAALAATPPDVLDADGYLLGTTANLGYMSGALKHFFDQVYYPCLDSTRGRPFGCYVHGGSDVSGTIRGIESITTGLGWEKTAEFVTVTGEPSKADLGRCWELGAAVAAGLMDNDVT is encoded by the coding sequence ATGCCGACGCTGCTGATCGTGCACCACACGCCCTCGCCGAACCTGCAGGCCATGTTCGAGGCCGTCGTCTCCGGCGCGACCACGGACGAGATCGAGGGAGTGACCGTCGTGCGCCGGGCCGCACTCGCGGCCACTCCGCCCGACGTGCTGGACGCCGATGGCTACCTGCTCGGGACCACGGCCAATCTCGGCTACATGTCGGGCGCGCTCAAGCACTTCTTCGACCAGGTCTACTACCCGTGCCTGGACTCGACGCGCGGCCGCCCGTTCGGGTGTTACGTGCACGGCGGCAGTGACGTCTCCGGGACGATCCGTGGCATCGAATCGATCACCACCGGTCTCGGATGGGAGAAGACCGCGGAGTTCGTGACCGTGACGGGTGAACCTTCGAAGGCCGACCTCGGGCGGTGCTGGGAGCTGGGTGCCGCGGTCGCGGCGGGCCTTATGGATAACGACGTTACATAA
- a CDS encoding aldo/keto reductase yields the protein MIGTRKLGELVVAAQGLGCMGMSQAYGVRDDDTESVATVHRALELGVTLLDTANVYGAGTNEELVGRAIAGKRDRVVLATKFGVVFDDGKQSARGDAAHVRESAEASLRRLGVDHIDLYYQHRVDPDVPVEETWGALSELVAEGKVRYLGISEASADTIRRAHDVYPVTALQSEWSLWTRGIEDEVVPVCRELGIGIVPFSPLGRGFLTGSITGVDELPPDDMRRNLPRFAEGNLDRNLLIVEALRKLAAEKGVTAGQLALAWVQSRGADVVPIPGTKRRKYLEENVAAATLELSEEDIARIESAVPADAVAGERYPAALARNVGR from the coding sequence GTGATCGGGACCCGGAAGCTCGGCGAGCTCGTGGTCGCCGCGCAGGGCCTGGGCTGCATGGGCATGAGCCAGGCCTACGGCGTGCGCGACGACGACACGGAGTCCGTCGCGACGGTCCACCGCGCGCTGGAACTCGGCGTGACGCTGCTGGACACGGCGAACGTCTACGGCGCGGGCACGAACGAGGAACTGGTCGGCCGCGCGATCGCGGGCAAGCGGGACCGGGTCGTGCTGGCCACGAAGTTCGGTGTGGTCTTCGACGACGGCAAGCAGTCGGCGCGTGGCGACGCCGCCCATGTGCGCGAGTCGGCCGAAGCCTCGTTGCGCCGGCTCGGCGTCGACCACATCGACCTCTACTACCAGCACCGCGTCGATCCGGACGTCCCGGTCGAGGAGACGTGGGGCGCGCTGTCCGAGCTGGTCGCCGAGGGCAAGGTCCGGTACCTGGGGATCTCCGAGGCGTCCGCGGACACGATCCGTCGCGCCCACGACGTTTACCCGGTGACGGCACTGCAGAGCGAGTGGAGCCTGTGGACGCGCGGTATCGAGGACGAGGTCGTGCCTGTCTGCCGTGAGCTGGGCATCGGCATCGTGCCGTTCTCCCCGCTGGGCCGTGGGTTCCTCACCGGAAGCATCACCGGGGTCGACGAGCTGCCCCCCGACGACATGCGCCGCAACCTGCCGCGCTTCGCCGAGGGGAACCTCGACCGGAACCTGCTCATCGTCGAGGCGCTGCGGAAGCTGGCCGCCGAGAAGGGCGTGACGGCCGGGCAGCTGGCGCTCGCCTGGGTGCAGAGCCGGGGCGCGGACGTCGTTCCGATCCCCGGCACGAAGCGCCGCAAGTACCTGGAGGAGAACGTCGCCGCCGCGACGCTCGAACTGTCCGAAGAGGACATAGCGCGCATCGAGTCCGCTGTTCCCGCGGATGCGGTGGCGGGGGAGCGTTACCCGGCGGCACTGGCCCGCAACGTCGGCAGGTGA